The Hippoglossus hippoglossus isolate fHipHip1 chromosome 10, fHipHip1.pri, whole genome shotgun sequence DNA segment CACAAACCTATTTATATTAAGGTTATAATGTTCAGTTCCATATCAAATGAACTTAAAGAGGTTACAGATTAACTTTAGGGTCTTTAGGAGACTCTAGTTTGTGGCGCTGTTAAATTATATTGTGTAACAGTGAGTTGTATTTGTAATATGTTGTTTAAACGCCTGTGTAATATAAGACATCTCACAAACTACAACCTCTAAAAAGATCATAAAGTTGAATCTGAAAtcacaaaacaatttttaacTGGGGAAAGTGTTTTCTACAATCCAGAACtaatgctttaatttgaaaaataacaatgttaTGTACAGGATCAGGAATTATTGTCCACTGCTTGTTAaacaacatttgaataaaatagttttttttttaacccaagTTATTAATGTgtcacaaatacacatacaagGTGTATTGTCGAATACTGTTTCTGTGCCTTACTCTATAACATGATTAACAAACTTGTACTGCAGCTCGTTTTATTTTATCACCACTGCAACATGTAAatacatgtgtttatgtatgttcacgtgtatataaatgtaatgttaCTCTCATTCACATCTAGTTCATGTATTTTAAATCAATCCATTACTTCCCCCTTTTGAATAATTAACATTAGTGACACTTGttgatataaataaagaaacaataacTTTATTGATAAAGTTTGAATGGAGACTTTTGTTTTGGGCTCTGTCAGCCTGCGGTGTGCCGGcactgctgccccctggtggcgaCGGGAGGAACAGCAGAGTAACGTCGCCGCTGCAGACCACGCTGACCCGTGGATGACCTCAGGGGAATGGACAGAAAAACCGCGTAAAAACAAAACGAGCCTCGGTCCCGTCCGCTTGGAAGAGAAGGGACATATTCTCATAACCTGTTAGAGGGGCCTGTGCGCGCTGGGGCGGATGGATCCAGGAGTTTGGGAGGAGCAGAGGTGAGTGAGATCCACCTGTTTGTCGGAGTCGGACGCAGAAACATGTCCGGACTCTCTCACATGTGCAGGGGGAGAGGTTCACATGACGCTCGCATGTTACCTCACATGTTCACGGTCAtgccgcagccgcagccgcgCCCGCTGCGCTGTTAGCTGGCTGCTAGTAATCAGCAGGGATGCTAACGCACAGGTGTGCTCTGCCCCGCGGCCACAGGCTTTCATGTGTCCCACCGACATGAGGCGCTCATGGGCCCCACGTGCACAGGTCTGTTCACGAGATAGAAGCTACGGTGGCCGAGAGGGATCCACACATGCAAATAGGAAAGACACGTGTGAATcaagaaaacaacttcaacaCGATCAAAAGTCAGAAAACCTCGGTTTGAGGACACGTGCACTGCAAAAAGTCTCAACACGTGCAAAAACTACAGAGCCCCCCCTAGGGTCAGGTGGGAGGAAGAAGTCAACTGTGCACTGGGAAACACAATTATAGTTTAGTTATAGTCTCtcatttgatatatatttttcttcatgATGTCTCTGACTAAGGGAAAGTCTGCAAAAATGGCCTAATATATTCTTAATATAATCATATATATGTGCATATAGATACATGgacttttcctttattttctctgtcattGTGCAGTAAAGAGACATGAGATTTGATGTGAGCATAGTCAGAGACATCCTGAAGAGGAATCCTCTGGAAATGATTCATAACCTctaatgaaatatttttaacGAGTATCCAAATATGCTTACATCATGAATATGTTGGGCTATTTTCACAGACTTTCCCTTTAATTTTCTCTGTCAAACTACCAACCCAGGGTATAAAAGAGGGAAACTTCAACACATCTAATTTGCAGTGGTGGCAGAATAGCTGAGGTGAAAGTAGTTACATCACAGTGTAGAAACACCAGTATAAAACCTGtaaatcttttaaatgtttagttGTGATCAAAATATTCCTAAAGTAGTCATTATGCATTTAAGcataaatgtgcaaaaataataTCACTAATTGTTCTGTTTATCAGTTTTTATGAATACATTTATCAATTAATAACAAATATGTATGATCGGGTATTTTTACGGGGTGCACTATGAGGTAACTACCCCAAACACGAGTTTTATTCTTTCAGGAAAAAATACATCTCACATCCATCTGTGAATGGAGCACTGCTGGTTATTCCCACATCACAGCTGGTAACTAAGGGTGACCAAGAAGAGTTTACCTACTGAGATCAGACCAGCAACATCCTTAGGGTCTTAAAATCTCTTCTTAAAACGGGTTTGAATCAGAAagcttttgtgtgttgtgttttattttcatgtgtaacttcaTTTGATTCGCCTCTGTTCTGTTATTATATGTAACTGattatctttttattgttttgattgctgtttgtttcaattccattttttctttctgtgaagCAGTTTGTAACCATCGATATCTTTGTGCCCTGGTAGATTCCAGCAGCCttttgtctctcctcctctctgctcctcctctgaagtGGATGAAGAAATGTGGTGCTACCAGAAACCAGGGTTTGAAGCTCTCCTCCtcgctgagctgcagagacagcagcagcgCAGCCAGTTCTGTGACACTCTGCTCAAGGCAGAAGGTGTGAATACATATTTCACTGATGACTTTAAATcgtgttgttttgctgttgaaCATGTCAATTTGACATATCTCAGACTAGTTGtgtgaagacattttaacatCTGTCCCCTCCTCCAGGTGTTTCGGTGCCAGCACACAGTTGCGTTCTCTCAGCGATCAGTCCCCTTGTGTCCTCCTCCACGCCAGTGCCGCCTGCAGGACAGAGTCATCTCCTGGAGTTTCAGACTCTTGACGCCTGCACGCTGCTCCGCATGGTCAGACTGCTGTACTCCGGAGAGATGGcaggggagggggagaaggagaagcaaGAGGCTATTTCCGCTGCAGCCAATCTGGGCATCCACGGGCTGGTGGAGGTCACGAGAAGAGATCATAAAAGCAGAGACGAGGAAGGAGGAGGCCGACATGTGGAGGTGGGCGTTCAGACAGAGCCGATGATGGTGGAGGATAACAAGAGGAAGCGGGTcaagtggaggagagaggtgagggaTGGGTGCACTTTGCTGTGGAAGGAGACACAGTCATATAGTGAGAAAGACatgtggacacagacagaggaggtgcAGGGAAGCACAGCTCCTTCTACTCACTCTGCAACCTCCATTGAAACCGTTGACATGGCTGCTCTCCAGAATGCAGAACAGACAGACTCCCAAATTCTCCCCTCTCAAATTCCCCACATTCCCATATCCCTCCTCTACCTGCCAGAAAACCAACCTTCCTCTGCATCTGCAACGTCCATGCaagactccacagcagctgaaccCACATCTGGTGCTGTTGCGGTGCCGCCGTACAGCTCCGTCCCCCTGTctctccagcctttctccaCCCTGTGTGCCACTGATCTTAAGAGATGGTGCACTGCCACTCAAGTAGCAGCCAGAGATGCCACGGAGGGCGAGGAGTGGCAGGACGAGCAGTTAAAGCGTTTCCAAGGCAACATCCCAGGATTCATAAACTCCTTCCTCAACCCAGACAAAGAGGAGGGCTCCCGCAGGGGGCGAGCGGGGCGGAGGCGTGGGGCAGGGGTGGGGAGGCCAAGGAGAGCCAGGGCAGCTGAGAGACGAGCGGGGAGACCACGAGGCAGCAcaggagggagatggaggggaCGGTTAACGCAGACAGTGGACGTGCAGCGGGTCGGGGTGAGCAAGGTGCAGAAGCTGTTCCTGcagaggtgggggaggaggtCAACGAGGACGGGTCagggtggaggagctgcaggcagGAAGTTGTACCTGAAGACAAGAGCGTTTCTGAGGTCGGCCGAGAGCTATCGCAGAAGTAGAAGTCGCGGCAAAGTGTTGGAGTTCAGTCAGAGTGAAGAGATGCTGCCACACAgtcaggcaggaggaggagtttcCACACAGCTTGGACAGAGGACCCCAATGCAAAAGTTTAAACAGGTGAGGGTCTGTTCTGCCTGTGGTTTCAGCAAAACACTGAGGGAGGTTGTCGTTGTGGTGGGGGGGTTTCTTTTCctttataattattttactgtcttatttcatgttttctatatatatctttttttaattattgctttttttaattatcactACTTGCACACCTTTGTGGATATGTGTGGATATATTCGTCCACAAGGAACAGGAAAACAGGATATTAGGTGAGTCACAATCCAGCGATGTCATAGTTAAatgttcaaaatgtcaaaaaaacactTATAATAATGTACACAAATAATTATTACAACTATATATTTGAATCGTGGATTTGTGGTAGTAAAATGACAGTCTGGACTTTAACTTTGAGAACTCGGATCCTCTGTAACTGATCCACTGATTAGAAAATGTATTGTCCCCcttgtgtgtttggttgaatAAGTTTTACCTGTAGTTTTCTGACCAATCATCTCTGCTCAGTAATTTTACTGTATAATCATTACATCATAAcgacacacattttcatttgttgaacattctgcattttgttttgtaatgcCTGGTTACAGGACGGGCTGCCTGGCAGCGGGACTCGGAGCTCGAGGGCCAAGTCAACAACATCTTTTACTCCCGTTCACTTCTGCAACATTGACACCTTATCCAGCCCCCACCTCCAGCCTTCTCCGTCTCCTGTCCTGcagtctcctgcagcctcctacaTGCCTCCAGCTTCATCCCTCCTCCACACCACCTGCCTCCCTGCTCCGGAGCCGCCACCCCACGAAGAGCAGCCGGAGCAAATCAATCGTCTCCTGGAGGAAGTGATGATGGGACTCGACATTTTACCAAAGAGCAGCAGTGTTCGTGGTTCACGGCGTCCTCGACCAACCAGGGGCAGCAGCTGTACCTACGTCTCCTCTGGGAATAGTTTGgcccaaaacaaacaacaggtCTGCACCACTGGCCTCCTGGAAGCTTTTCATGGGTCTGCGCAAGTTGCCGCTGTGACAAGTGAAGCCAGCCCTTCCTCTTCTGCACAAGGTGAGGTAcctgttctgcagcagcagggagagggagagatgaacgATATGCTGGAACACTTCCTTCATTCGTTTGAGGAACACGTTGAAAACTGTCGTGccagggaagaggaagagacaaatGGTGAAATCTCCACTGAGCCGAGCAAGTCTTCCCCAGTCCTGAACAATCACAGAAAAACTAAGACCAAGACACAAAATCCCGTCATACGCCCTCAAACTGAATCCCATCAGGGTGAGGAAGCTGAAACACCTCCTAGTCGTTCACAGCCACACAAGGCCTCAGCTCATAGTCCCGCTCCCCTAGAAAGTGCTGAGGAAACTTCAGGGAACcacagaacacagagaaaacaaggatacaagaaaaaacaaaagcaatatCTCTTGTCATTAGAGAaaaggagggtgaggaggaagcCGGTGCCGATGAGTGATGCAGAGATTAAGATCCTTCACGacctcagagacaaacagctcCAGCAGATTCCTGTGGTGAAACTGGAGTGGAGAGGACCGATACCAGTGAGAGTAATGCTGCAGGGAAACAGCTGTCAACGTCTGGAAGTCAAGGtgacaaagttttctaactgcTCTCCAGTAATAGATCTGCAGATATCATATAACTGAGGTTAATGTGAGGGGGAAATTGCTTTATCGCAGCGACATAATgggaaagaaaatgtgttttttgtccgtgcttatatatttttcagagtccagcaaaaagaaaaatcagttCATCATCAGAAAAACACCTTCATGACTCATCTAAGAAGAATAAATCAGAGTTGCAGAGCAGAAAGACTTATCCCATCAGGAGTAGGTTTAGGAAAGCAGATATCATGGTGAGCATTTACCCTTTTGTACAAGATGTGTTTTGCAAACTGAAATTCACCTCATCGACTGTAGGATTAGTTATCAGGAAATTCTATTCAGACATTCATGGACTTCAGATGATGTACCtcaggccctgttcagacctggttttaacCCCGGTCCTGAGAGATGTGATCAGAGGTGGTCAGCTCTaggtttgtctgttcacacctggtatcaacatgtgtcctgaatgtgtctcctgtgaccactggTGATCCGATCCCACTTCCCAGCactatatgtaaatatacacGTAACGTATTGTCGCTAAAGATATGAATGATTCATAATGAAACTGTAGTGGATCAGAGATGTTAAAGGAGGAggcggtccttcatatgtgacCCATGACACATTTGTGGCCGCAGGATGCATTTGGTTGATAAGACCACTATTAGGAAAGAAATCCACTTTGTCCAGTATTTTGTTTCATGGCCGTacacctgcaaaactaatgactttcccatcagcctcaacTGGGAATGTGCTCTTATAGTCTGTTCCGTTTCTGTcgttgttttgtatttgtccGAACGATTTAATacagttcatttgtttttacaggatAGTGTGCCCTTGCTCTACAAGCCACTTGTAGACAAACCAACCTCAGCAGGTTCCAGTCGAGGCAGGTCCAAGGAAAACGGACAACATGTAAGTTTACCTCATGATGGGATTTCAAAACCTGTGGAGCCCTTTGCCACGAATGAACAACTGGAGGAAAACCAAGAGAGACATGAGGTAGAGTTGACTGTCAAGCCAcaggaaggggaagaggaaCCTAcaaggagggggaggaagaggagagctgAGCCAGGGGGGGAAACCCGCGTTGACGCCACTGTTTCCAAAAGGATTTGCTTTGAGCCAATGACACAGCCGACCTCTGAAACATGCATACACAGCTCTGGATCTGCCAACCTACActctgaacaaacaaacacaggggcAGAGGAAGTGATTGATGTGGAGAGTGTTTCGCTGACTAGTGTAGGAGGCTTTTTGGATagggaagaaaaaggagaaatcaAAGTCAGTGAAACAGAGGAAGGTTCGATGTACGAAGTGGCAGAGAGCAGCGCTGATGAGATCATCGATGTGGATGGAGACACTGACGGTGGAACCAACCTGGAGAACGATACAGGCGGCTGCAGAGAAGAGGCGGGAATAGGCAGAACATTACCATTTCTGTCGCACTGTgtttcacctccttcaccttcGGCACAGGAGGGCAGCACAGGGTTAACAGGAAGCCGGGAAGAGGAGGACATCGATGTGATTGGGGATTCCAGCCCCTTACCTGAGCCGGTGATCATCAGCTGGACGGAGTCTTCAGACAAGGAGGATGGAGACGAGGACATTGACGTtgttggagaaaagacagactaCGCCTCATCAGTGGTCTTCGCTATTGTGAATAAAGGTGAGCTTGTAAGTTAGAAAACACAGTGAGGTACTCTCACATTAGAATCTGTGACGTCCAGCCCTGTGCAAATAGACAGAGGTGtcgttttattttcttctcgtCTGCTTCTGTTTGTTATTTCTTACATTTCTCAGAAAATATTTCTGAATTGTTTTTATGTAGCTGTGAGTAAAGAGAGTGAATAGTGATAGAGATTAAGACGAACATGGTTTcatcataaatattttatttgtaacgTCTTAAGCTTTTTCTGTTGTTCATCTGACAATCACAAgagggttttttgttttcataaggAAAACTGTGAGCGACTTGTTCGTGGTTTGTTCGGATTGAAAACCAGATAAGTTTGGTAAAGACGTAAAGAGAAAGAGTTGCATCATTGTGCATAAAAATGCTGAACTGATCAACCAAACCAGGACTTTATcgtttgtgtgcagagatttAGTGCGTGCTTGGATTGTTCTTTCTTTGtactgttgctgttgtttttatataacaAGTTTCAAGCTTGTTGCTTCTAGGTTTGATAATTTGTTGCTGTTAAACAAATATGTTcagaaaagtttgttttaactGTCGAGtgttgaaaacaacacaaaccaaacgTGTTTTATTCGTTGTAAATATAACTGTGACTGTATTCTGTTGTAAATATGATTGATAATGTTCACCTGTGTTCTGCTACAGTTTGTAAATGTTCCAGGAAAACTCTTGTCTTCCTTGTTTTACTGTTAAGTCATGTTTGACCTCGACCTTTTCAACGATTTGACCTCGAGTCTCGGACTCTGATTtctaaaataaagatttatctttttttcacttcGTCGTATCAGGTCTATAAACATCAGTGAAAATAACGGTTCCTCGCcagtttgtatatttttaacttCAGTTGCTCACATCATGTTTGGGAATAAAGCAGAGGACTCACCATACTTACCATATATCAATAAGCATGTTATAGCTTGATATTTTTGAATACCAACAT contains these protein-coding regions:
- the LOC117768926 gene encoding uncharacterized protein LOC117768926, whose amino-acid sequence is MDPGVWEEQRFQQPFVSPPLCSSSEVDEEMWCYQKPGFEALLLAELQRQQQRSQFCDTLLKAEGVSVPAHSCVLSAISPLVSSSTPVPPAGQSHLLEFQTLDACTLLRMVRLLYSGEMAGEGEKEKQEAISAAANLGIHGLVEVTRRDHKSRDEEGGGRHVEVGVQTEPMMVEDNKRKRVKWRREVRDGCTLLWKETQSYSEKDMWTQTEEVQGSTAPSTHSATSIETVDMAALQNAEQTDSQILPSQIPHIPISLLYLPENQPSSASATSMQDSTAAEPTSGAVAVPPYSSVPLSLQPFSTLSARDATEGEEWQDEQLKRFQGNIPGFINSFLNPDKEEGSRRGRAGRRRGAGVGRPRRARAAERRAGRPRGSTGGRWRGRLTQTVDVQRVGVSKVQKLFLQRWGRRSTRTGQGGGAAGRKLYLKTRAFLRSAESYRRSRSRGKVLEFSQSEEMLPHSQAGGGVSTQLGQRTPMQKFKQDGLPGSGTRSSRAKSTTSFTPVHFCNIDTLSSPHLQPSPSPVLQSPAASYMPPASSLLHTTCLPAPEPPPHEEQPEQINRLLEEVMMGLDILPKSSSVRGSRRPRPTRGSSCTYVSSGNSLAQNKQQVCTTGLLEAFHGSAQVAAVTSEASPSSSAQGEVPVLQQQGEGEMNDMLEHFLHSFEEHVENCRAREEEETNGEISTEPSKSSPVLNNHRKTKTKTQNPVIRPQTESHQGEEAETPPSRSQPHKASAHSPAPLESAEETSGNHRTQRKQGYKKKQKQYLLSLEKRRVRRKPVPMSDAEIKILHDLRDKQLQQIPVVKLEWRGPIPVRVMLQGNSCQRLEVKDSVPLLYKPLVDKPTSAGSSRGRSKENGQHVSLPHDGISKPVEPFATNEQLEENQERHEVELTVKPQEGEEEPTRRGRKRRAEPGGETRVDATVSKRICFEPMTQPTSETCIHSSGSANLHSEQTNTGAEEVIDVESVSLTSVGGFLDREEKGEIKVSETEEGSMYEVAESSADEIIDVDGDTDGGTNLENDTGGCREEAGIGRTLPFLSHCVSPPSPSAQEGSTGLTGSREEEDIDVIGDSSPLPEPVIISWTESSDKEDGDEDIDVVGEKTDYASSVVFAIVNKGELVS